In Camelus ferus isolate YT-003-E chromosome 21, BCGSAC_Cfer_1.0, whole genome shotgun sequence, the DNA window TTACTATATCTTCTTTGACCCAACTTCTAGGAAGACGGCCCACTTGGTCAGGAGTTAGACTACTTTGTTGATGTCAGGCATCACCTGTGAAACGCTCTCCTTGCAAGCATCATCCATGGTGTATGTTTCCTATATGGTGGGAGAGGTGGTCCAGGTCCTATCATTGGAAAGTGAGACCCCACCCATTTCTAAATGGAGTTTGGAGTAGCAGGAGCAGAAAATACAACTCTGTGGAGCTGAAGGAGAGACAGTCTGCAACCCCCTAGGATCCTTCCTCATGCCTCTCACCTCGACGCCGCCTCCTCCAAGCTAGGATGCCAACTCCAGCCAGGGCAATGGCGAGGACGATGGACCCAGCAACAGCTTTCATCACCAGGGGGATAGTTTCCGATTCTGAAAGTAAGCCAATGAGGAAAAATTCACAAGTGCCCCTCCCCTTCTATGTTAACTTTTTTCCCCGTGGTCGTCAGGAAGCCAGCACTACTTTCCTTACTGTCACATCTTACTTCACAGCTCCATGGAAGGTAGTAACCTAAAACAGAGGAACAGTAGTTCCCAAAGTGCGATCCCGATCCATTAGATCTAAGCCACAATTTCCCTTTTTCATCTCCATCTTTCATATGTGCACAGGGGAGTTTTCTAGAGACCACAAGATGTGAGATGATATCATCGCTCTGACAGCTAATGGAACATGTGCCTGTGTTTTCttgtgtttaaattatttaaaaattttaaatgtgtaatacTCTTAAATAACAatagatataacccacataaacaaaattgactCTTTGGGGTCcttgataatttttaagagtataaaggaGCCCTGAGACCAAAACTTGAGAAGACATCTGATTTAACAGACCCATTCTAAAGCACACAGTGACCCATGTTCCCTGCtcgccccctttcctccctgtccctccccagaCAGCCGCAGCCCGGCCCGTACCCCAGGGAACCTGGTGGACTGTGTGGACACCACCATGCTGCACGTGACAGGTGTAAACGGCGCTGCTCTGAGGCTCCAGCTCAACTGACACCCATGTCTGATAGGTCCCATCCCCACTTGGAAGAATGTCTCCAGAATCCATTTCTTGGAtgatttcttccccatttttcttcCAGATCATAGAAATTTCTGGGGGGTAGAAGCCATGTGCTCTGCAGTGAAGAGTGGTAATCCCTGGAGAAGTTTCTTTGCGATTTACTCTGACCAGCGGGGGCTCTAGGACGAAGGAGGCAGAGCTAATTAGAAGTGTCTTATGTACTGAGCACACACCATGAGAACTTGACAATCGCATTTCCCAGTTCATTTTCGTCATCGCAGGGAACACCTAAAACCAAGAATGACCCAGAACCCAGAGTCACCAACAACAAACTCTTTCTGCTTAAGTCATTTGGAGTTTCCTGCAACCATTAAAATTAGATGGTTATTCAGCTAGCGAGTGGGAGAGTTGAAACTCAAACTCCAGTCATTTACCTCCAAAGCAAATGCTCTTGGACAGAGAGTCCATATTCATATCTGTGGGTCAGATGCCTCCCTGAGGGGCCACCCCACCACAGCTCTGGAGAGTCCTACCATTAACAGCCACTCCTGTGGGAAAAGGCACCTTGCATCTAGGAGTTTCCCCACAGCGTGATGCAGACGTAACTCATTTTGCATAATGAGATCATATGCGAGAAGCTCTGTGTTAAGTAAAAGTTGACCGTTTGAATCATATCTTTGATGTATAAGAGGAGCTTTTTACTGGAAGGAATCTTATCATAAATCCTTTAGTAAAGCAAAGACCCTCTACTTGTCTTCTCTGTAAGCTCAGATTTTCACTCATACTGGTGGTGTGTGAGCCCTGGGTTACTACACAACCTGAAGGATTGCATCACCTCCCAAAGTATTTCCCAAATTATCATTGACAAGAGATGGAAGGATTTGCCTCACTGGATCCCACCAAAAGGAGGTGTTCCTGGAGGTATTCCACTCTGTCAAGacaagtgaaattgctggatgtCATCAAAATGCTGATTAAAAAGTAACTAGCGAGAGTTTTCGTGGGGAGTTCCAGATCACCAAAGTCCAACGAATGAAATGGATTTCAGAATAGGGTGACTTTAACTTAGATTAGAGGATGTTCTGTATAAATCCACGCATTCTAACGATGTGGGGATGAGGTGTTCTCCCCCCTCTTTACCTGTCCTCTGTAGGGTATCTTTCCCATACTCCAGGAATCTCTTTAAGCAGGCAATACATTCTTCTTCCAGCCAGTTCTTCTGATACTGTAACTCATGCCGATTGGCCTCCCATGCCCGCTTGGTGATGTGAGCCACGTTATCCATAGCCATCCAGGACAGGGTATCTTTATTGAAGATGAGGAAATCCTGTCCGTCATATGCATATTGGAGAAACCCTGTGGTGCTTCCATCCTCCAGCAACTCACAGCCCATCATTCTCTGGTAAGTGTGAAGCCCTGGAATACACAtgcaggcaggaagggaggggttGACATGGGGATGTGGAGGTGGGTGCCCAGGCGATGTGACTGGGGGCTTGTCTGGAAGCATCCTCTGCCCCGGAATACATCACTGCACAGGCCCGCCATGGCATCACTGAGTCTCTAGGAGGTTCCTGTGATGTCAGCTCACCTATCAACAGATAATCTGTGGAGTACCTACTGCATGCCAAAGGAGTATGATAATTCCTGCCTGGGGACTTAGCCTATACTGGGAATGACTAATAAACGTTTTAGtgctgtggaggagggagagatatACAGGAACCAGAAATATCCCTGGGAGAGTTAAACGTAGTAAGTTAACATAGTAAGTAACGTAGTAAGTTATGCGTAAGTGAGCACCTCACCGAGCCTGGCCACCAGGAAATGGCACACACCACAGCCACATTCAGGATGGGAAAGGGGAGCATACAGGTCAGCAGCCTGAACGGGGACGGGACAGGGGTACGGGGGCAAAGGGCTCCTGGGGAAGAAGCAGACAACTTGGAAGACGCCCAGGACAGATGGCAGGCACCGAACCCCATCATCCAGACTGTCCGAGCTTTGCCAAAAGAACGCAGCTCAGCAACTGCTCACATTTGCTGCCAGCCCAGGGACCTCTCTACTGGGACGGGAGCAGGAGATGACAAGAGTCCACCTCTGCTGCCTTCATCACCTGAGTGATTGTAGTGATGCCGCAGCTGCTTCAGTTCCACCGTGAACGTCTGCTGCCAGCCCCGCAGCAGCTGCGTGTGCCTCTCCCAGTGATCAGGCGCCAGGTTCTCCGCCACCCACAGGGCCCGCGGCTCCTTCCGCCGAGAGACACTGTCATATGTGGTGATGGGGTGAGAATCCACGTACCCAACTGAAATAAATTCGGGGATCCCATGGCCGGGATCGGAAACGCCCAGGCGAAAGTATCTCAGAGAGTGAGACCCTGGGAGGGaggcaaagaagacagaaatttagAGTCACAGACGAGCCCGACCTACAAGCTGCGTTCCATTTAAACCTCACGTTAGTCGTCCGTGTTCGGCCGCACCCGTTTCTCCGGGGAcccagctgctgcttcctctgaCAGAATCACAGAGCC includes these proteins:
- the LOC102512491 gene encoding major histocompatibility complex class I-related gene protein — translated: MYRFLKDQQGSVSALVNRMGKRRTSEGPMVLLLPLIVVLTAKHSDARSHSLRYFRLGVSDPGHGIPEFISVGYVDSHPITTYDSVSRRKEPRALWVAENLAPDHWERHTQLLRGWQQTFTVELKQLRHHYNHSGLHTYQRMMGCELLEDGSTTGFLQYAYDGQDFLIFNKDTLSWMAMDNVAHITKRAWEANRHELQYQKNWLEEECIACLKRFLEYGKDTLQRTEPPLVRVNRKETSPGITTLHCRAHGFYPPEISMIWKKNGEEIIQEMDSGDILPSGDGTYQTWVSVELEPQSSAVYTCHVQHGGVHTVHQVPWESETIPLVMKAVAGSIVLAIALAGVGILAWRRRRREQNGVLYLPPSDH